The Leptidea sinapis chromosome 15, ilLepSina1.1, whole genome shotgun sequence genome window below encodes:
- the LOC126968432 gene encoding uncharacterized protein LOC126968432, producing the protein MYNNSVVPVKNETFSAVAAKSPIGQCIKTMLRRACAEKRLTIGLMPTLQFLSKNINGALFCIQAEARPGDSATHMQEVLLQAFCMENDIYSIKVDSEEKLKKLLGCGKTPLDFTCLLVHYPCDPFADCQPIGQSILSPSERDLIDYCDNNLVYSSIPVIKLPEK; encoded by the exons ATGTACAATAATTCAGTTGTTCCTGTGAAAAATGAAACTTTCAGCGCGGTCGCTGCTAaaag CCCCATCGGTCAGTGTATCAAAACAATGTTGCGTCGGGCCTGTGCTGAGAAGAGGTTGACCATCGGTCTCATGCCGACTTTGCAGTTCCTGTCCAAGAACATTAATGGCGCACTGTTCTGTATCCAGGCTGAGGCTCGACCTGGTGACAGTGCCACGCATATGCAAGAAGTTCTACTTCAAGCGTTCTGCATGGAGAATGATATTTATAGCATAAAG GTTGACTCTGAGGAGAAGTTGAAGAAGCTCCTTGGGTGTGGCAAAACGCCTTTAGATTTCACCTGCCTGCTGGTCCACTACCCATGTGATCCGTTTGCAGACTGCCAGCCCATTGGCCAATCAATCCTGTCTCCATCCGAAAGAGATCTGATTGATTACTGCGATAATAATCTGGTATACTCCTCAATTCCAGTTATCAAGCTACCAGAAAAGTGA